Within the Magnetospirillum sp. ME-1 genome, the region GCCGCTTTTTCCAACAGTGATGTAGAGGCTGGCTTGGCGCTACTGGACAAGTTAGATGCTGCACTTGCACCTCTAATTGGGTCCATATTAGCGCACACAAGCAAAAATGTCATAGCTAAAAATAACGAGCCTAATGATATTGATTGTTGCAGTGAAAACACTGCATTGCATACGGACATAAACCTCGACTCCGCCTTAGAAAAGGCATCAAAGCTGAAGCAGCTGATTTGTCAAGCTGACACCAGCTCCCTCGAAGCGATAGATGATCTGACAAGCATATTGGCTGAATCTGATTTATTAGGCATGTGCGAAGAGCTTGACCGTTCTATTAAATGCTTTGATTTCAAGAAAGCAGAAAAAATAATTGATAACATTCTGGATAAAATTTTGCACACCAAGGATGGATCGATATGACCTTGGAAAAGCCAACTATACTCATTGTTGATGATGGAATTCAGAATATCAGGGTTCTATCTGAATTCCTAAAAAATGAATTTCGCATCATTGCGGCCACCAATGGAGCGGAATCACTTTTCCGAGCAAACGCGATACCGCAGCCTGATGCAATATTGCTCGATATTATGATGCCTGACATGGACGGCTATGAGGTTTGCCGGAGACTAAAGGCAGATAAAGCTACTACGAATATTCCTATTATTTTTATGTCCGCAATGGCCGAGTTAACTGATGAAATTAAGGGCCTGGAGCTTGGGGCTGTTGACTATATCACAAAGCCCTATTCACTCCCCATAGTTCGAAGTCGACTACAGACCCATGTCCAACTCAAGCAAGCGCGGTTTGATGCGATACGGGCTGCCCGATTTGCAGCTGCGGGCCAGTTGGCAGCAGGCATTGCACACGAAATCAATACGCCCCTTCAATATATTACGGCAAATATTGGGTACATTCAAAATGAGGTAAGTGGCTTGTTTAATACCATTAGGGAAAGCAAATCAATAGACTTGCAAGCCGCCTGCGCGGAATCGGAGCTGCAAGAGGCAATCATTGATTTAAGACGCGGTGTTTCCCAGATATCTGACATTGTTTTGGCAACAAAAGTTTTTTGTTCACAGAATGACTCTGAGATGCAAGCCGTAGACTTAAATAATTTAATCAATAATGTTCTGATGATTGGCGCAAGATTAATTGGAAATAATCATAACCTAGACGTGTGCCTTGATCCAGATCTGCCGCCAATTTCCTGCCACCCTGGCAGGATGAGCGAAGTTATTATTAGTTTGATTCGGAACGCCGTTCAGGCTGTTCTCCCGGAGCGTAATGGCGATATTCGTATCTTGACCAAGCGCCATGGAGACTGGGCAGAAATCCATGTCACGGACAACGGCGCAGGTATACCGCCAGAGATTCGAGACCATATTTTTGATCCATTTTTCACAACCCGCGATGTTGGATCCGGGCAGGGATTGGGTTTGGCTATTGTGTACGACACCATCACCAAACTGGGAGGCACCATCTCAGTGAAAGATGGCCCAACAGAAGGTTCCGTTTTTACAATTAGGCTTCCAGTCGATGGCAGCCAGACAGAAACTCCAAATCCGTAAGGGATGGATTATGAGCAGCAACAAGAAATATGGCGTAGTGGTGGAAGATTCGCAGCCGATGCGGCAACTGATCAAACTGGCATTAGAATCCCTTGGAATTAGTCACTGTATTGAGGCTGAGAATGGGGCAGAGGCTATTTCAGCGTTGAAGGCACATGGCGCAAACATTGTCATCATGGATTGGCAAATGGACGTAATGGACGGCATGGAGTGCACTCGCCAAATCCGTGCGGGCATTGATGGGGTCGATCCCAAGCTTCCTATCATTCTGCTCACAGCGATGGTCAGTGAGGAGGCGAAAGAGGCTGCTTACGCAGCAGGAGCGAATTTGTTCATGGGCAAGCCGTTCTCGCTTAAGCAGTTGAACATTGGCATCGCCAAGGTCATGGCAGAAACATCGCGATAAGCTGAGGATTTTATCCGCCAGAGGAAGGGCTATTGACCCTTCCCCTAGTGTAAAATCAATAGCTGAAAGGCCGTAATTGGCACTCAGGGGCCGTAGCGGACCCTCGCCCCGACTGTCCGGTCTCAAGCCAAAGCTGCCGGATGGAGAACGAATTGCAAAATGCAGCCCCCCCACAGCAAAAAATTGGCTTTCCGGGGGTTGAGTCAAAAAAACCTCGTTTCCGTCCCGTAAACCATAACCATTACCGTCGGCCGCCTTGCGCAACCCCGTTTCCATGGGGTGGGTGAAGATGGTCTTGACCTCGATGACTTCCCCGGCCTTGGCGCTGGGGGGAAGCCGGTTAGCCGATTCGAGGTCCGAAATACCCGCAGCGACGGCGCCGAATACGTCGTCCTGACGCTGGACCGCGGCGACGGCCGCGACCCCGTCCAGGCCGTGGCCTTCGACGGCCGCTTCGATCAGGTCATGGATCTCATCGACAAGGACATCCAGCTGGTCCGCCTGTTCGGCTTCTTCGAGAAGCGGGACTACGAGGCCGTCGATGAAAGCACCGGCGAGGTGCTGACCAAGACCTCTCGCCGCTACCGCATCCTGTGGGCCGGCGAGCCGCGCGTCGAGGGCGAACGTCCCCAGCGCCGGGGCCGCCAGCAGCGCAGCCAGGGCCAGGGCCAGAACCGCGGCGGCTGGCCGAGCCAGCAGCAGGGCGCCCGCTCGCAGGGGCAGCGTTCCCAGCCCCAGCAGAGGCAGCAGGCCCAGCAGGGCGGTGCCCGGAACAACGCCGGCCAGAACGGCCGCCAGCAGGGCGGGCAGCAGGAGCAGCGCTCCCAGCGCAACGGCGGCGGCCAGTACAACGGCCAGCGCCGGCAGGCCCAGCAGGGAAACGGGCAGGGCGGCTGGTGGCCGAATACCTGACCCTTCCAGGGCGCGTCCTCCCCGGGCGCGCCCCACGGCCGCAGCCTAGCCCGAGGAGCCTGCAATGCCCCTGATCCCCTTCATGCTTGTGGTGGGCGTTTCGTTCTACTGCGGAAGCAAGTACCTCGGCGGGCTGCTCTACCGGTTCATCGCGTGGCTGCTGCGCATCGTCTGGCGGATCGTCTCGGGCATCGCCTGCGGCGCATGGCGGCTCGGCGAGCTGATGCTCCGCCGCACCTGACCGATCCCGAATCCCGGAATGGCGGGCCCGACAAGGGAACCTGCCTCCTTCCGCATGGAGGCGCCCCATGGGGCAGTATCACGTCATCGTCGCGCCGAACCTCCGGCGGTTCCTCAAGCCGCACAGGCTCGGCACCGGGCTCAAGGCCTGGGAGCAGCTCGCCAACCCGCTGCTGGCCTCGGGCCTCGTGGCCATGCTCGCGGCGGATCCGGGCGAAGCTCCGGCCGATCTGCCCGGCTTCGCCGGACGCGGCTCCTGGGCCGGACAGCGGATCCTCGCCATCGGCGACTACGCCGAGGACAGGGACATCCCCGGCTGGGACGGCCCGCCCCTGTCGCAGCTCTACGGACTCTGCGACGACGCCGAGGAGCCGAAGGCCGACGACTTCTCGTCCTACCTCCCCTCGGAGCGCGCGAGGATGCTGGTCGAGGCCCGCAGCCGCTGGACCGAGCTTTCGGCCGTCGGCTACCTCACCGACGCCTCGGGCGACGCCGCCCCGATCATCGAATTCGTCCGGAACGGCCGGTTCGCCGGCACCGGCTGGCTCGACTTCATCCCGGTCCGATACGCGCGGGGCCGCTGGTCGCTTGGCGGCGATCAGAAGGACAAGGAATGGGTGCTCCGCATGGGGCATCCCCGCGAAGCCTGGGCCCGGCACGTCGAAGGGGCTCCGGCGCCGGTCTTCGATCCGGCGGCCGTGGCGAACGGGCCGAGCCGCCTCATCGCCAATCTCGATCGCTGGGAATACCTCGATCCGACCGTCTTCGGCGAAGCGCCGACGCTGGCCGGCATCATGCGGGGCGACGAAGGCTCGGCCGCCGCGCTGATCTCGATGCTCTACCACCCGACGGCGCGGGGCGGTGGAGACCTGTCGTCCAACGAACTGGCAGGCGCCTGGCGCAATTGCCGGATCTGCCTCACCACCGACGCGCCCAGCCAAGACGGGCTGCCCTCGACGGACACCGTGCGGGCGGCCTTCGCCGACATCTCGAAGCCCGCGAAGGACTTCGTCGCCAAGGAACTCGTCTAGGAGACCGCCATGCGCTTCCTCGCCGCCTGCCTCGCCATCGTCGCCGCCCTCATCGCGGCCCGTCCCGCCGAGGCGCACCGCCGCGACGGCTTCACCCTGGTGCTGCCGCCCATCTACCTCGGCCCGCCGCCGCCACCGGTGATCTACGTCTATCCGACCCCGCCGTCGCCAATCTATGTCGTGCCCCCGCCTCCGGTCATCTATGTGCCCTGCACGCCCGGCTGGAACTGCCCGCAGCCCTACTACATCCCGGCCCCGGGCGTCCTCGTCCCGCAGCCGCACTCCCCCTGGTAGGCGGCCATGGGCACTCCCAAGCGACCGGCGCGCGTCCGCGAATACGGACGCTCCTGGTCGCCCAGGCTTCCCCGCCGCGACATCGCCTTCCTCGTCCGGCGGGAGCATTGCGGCACGGCCGACGACGCCATCCGGGAGATGATCCGGACCCGGTGCGAAGCCTCCGGCATCCCCGCCCGCCTGATCCCTTCCTGCCTGGACTACGGCCTGCTGGTGCATCGCGCCCAGCAGGCGGTCTGGCGCCTCTGCTCGTAGGAGACCATCCATGCGCGTCCTGATCATCGATCCCGTCAAGGAAGAGGTCCGCGAAGGCGAGATCGATCCCGCGAACACCCTCGCCGGGATGCAGAAGATCGTCGAAGGCCTGATCTGCCGGGCCCACATCGACGAGGCATCCGGCGACGAGATCTACGTCAACGACGAAGGCCTGTTCGTCGAGGAACAGAGCTTCTTCTCCGTCGAGGGCGGCCACCAGCCGTTCGCCGGCTGCGGCGTGGTGGTGCGCTACGACGAGGACGGCAACACCCAGGGCACCAACACCCCCGTAGCCGATCTCGCCCGCCGCATCACCTGGCACGGCATGAATCCCCCGCTCCCCGGCGACGACGAGGATCCCTTGCGCCTGCGCTTCCTGATGCGCTGAGGCGAACCGGAACCGGTCCTCCGGCCCCACATTCCTTTCAAGCCCCGCGCAAGGCCGCTTAACCAACGGCTTGGGCCGAACACTCCTTAGTCCCCGCAATCGTCATGGGGAACGAAGTCCAGGATCGCTCACCGACCTGTCCCCGGCGCGGGGCAAAGAGCATCTAGCAGGTCGGAGAATGGGCGCAATCGCCGTTCGGGCGGCTACCTCCCACGAGGGCCGTGGTTCTGTGGCGCAATCCCGGAAAAGACGAAGGGCTCCCAGCGCCCGAGCACTAAAGGACAGGGGCGGCAGGGGAAACCCAGCCGCCCCTTCCGTATTCCTATCGCCAATCGCGCAGCAGGCCCGGAATCGCCCGTCGCAGCATCCCTTCCATGGCGTGCGACGGCTCGGGATGG harbors:
- a CDS encoding hybrid sensor histidine kinase/response regulator gives rise to the protein MTLEKPTILIVDDGIQNIRVLSEFLKNEFRIIAATNGAESLFRANAIPQPDAILLDIMMPDMDGYEVCRRLKADKATTNIPIIFMSAMAELTDEIKGLELGAVDYITKPYSLPIVRSRLQTHVQLKQARFDAIRAARFAAAGQLAAGIAHEINTPLQYITANIGYIQNEVSGLFNTIRESKSIDLQAACAESELQEAIIDLRRGVSQISDIVLATKVFCSQNDSEMQAVDLNNLINNVLMIGARLIGNNHNLDVCLDPDLPPISCHPGRMSEVIISLIRNAVQAVLPERNGDIRILTKRHGDWAEIHVTDNGAGIPPEIRDHIFDPFFTTRDVGSGQGLGLAIVYDTITKLGGTISVKDGPTEGSVFTIRLPVDGSQTETPNP
- a CDS encoding response regulator, giving the protein MSSNKKYGVVVEDSQPMRQLIKLALESLGISHCIEAENGAEAISALKAHGANIVIMDWQMDVMDGMECTRQIRAGIDGVDPKLPIILLTAMVSEEAKEAAYAAGANLFMGKPFSLKQLNIGIAKVMAETSR
- a CDS encoding OB-fold nucleic acid binding domain-containing protein, translated to MGEDGLDLDDFPGLGAGGKPVSRFEVRNTRSDGAEYVVLTLDRGDGRDPVQAVAFDGRFDQVMDLIDKDIQLVRLFGFFEKRDYEAVDESTGEVLTKTSRRYRILWAGEPRVEGERPQRRGRQQRSQGQGQNRGGWPSQQQGARSQGQRSQPQQRQQAQQGGARNNAGQNGRQQGGQQEQRSQRNGGGQYNGQRRQAQQGNGQGGWWPNT
- a CDS encoding DUF3846 domain-containing protein, giving the protein MRVLIIDPVKEEVREGEIDPANTLAGMQKIVEGLICRAHIDEASGDEIYVNDEGLFVEEQSFFSVEGGHQPFAGCGVVVRYDEDGNTQGTNTPVADLARRITWHGMNPPLPGDDEDPLRLRFLMR